Proteins from a genomic interval of Pogoniulus pusillus isolate bPogPus1 chromosome 42, bPogPus1.pri, whole genome shotgun sequence:
- the GNRH1 gene encoding progonadoliberin-1 isoform X1, which produces MSHPWNHPRMEKSTKIFVSAVLLAMSVGICLAQHWSYGLQPGGKRSTEDLMESFQEMAAQMDSLGELQKVGCTGSQQRARSRELQEAMESLMEGEARPKKI; this is translated from the exons atgtcccatccctggaaccatcccag GATGGAGAAGTCCACGAAGATCTTTGTCAGTGCTGTCCTGCTTGCCATGTCTGTGGGAATCTGCTTGGCCCAGCACTGGTCTTATGGTCTGCAGCCAGGAGGCAAGAGGAGCACCGAGGACCTGATGGAATCGTTTCAGGAG ATGGCAGCTCAGATGGACAGCCTGGGGGAGCTGCAGAAGGTTGGCtgcacaggctcccagcagcgtgccaggagcagggagctgcaggaagccATG GAAAGCCTGATGGAAGGAGAAGCCAGGCCAAAGAAGATTTAA
- the GNRH1 gene encoding progonadoliberin-1 isoform X2: MEKSTKIFVSAVLLAMSVGICLAQHWSYGLQPGGKRSTEDLMESFQEMAAQMDSLGELQKVGCTGSQQRARSRELQEAMESLMEGEARPKKI; encoded by the exons ATGGAGAAGTCCACGAAGATCTTTGTCAGTGCTGTCCTGCTTGCCATGTCTGTGGGAATCTGCTTGGCCCAGCACTGGTCTTATGGTCTGCAGCCAGGAGGCAAGAGGAGCACCGAGGACCTGATGGAATCGTTTCAGGAG ATGGCAGCTCAGATGGACAGCCTGGGGGAGCTGCAGAAGGTTGGCtgcacaggctcccagcagcgtgccaggagcagggagctgcaggaagccATG GAAAGCCTGATGGAAGGAGAAGCCAGGCCAAAGAAGATTTAA